Proteins found in one Triticum aestivum cultivar Chinese Spring chromosome 4D, IWGSC CS RefSeq v2.1, whole genome shotgun sequence genomic segment:
- the LOC123096708 gene encoding probable receptor-like protein kinase At5g18500: MSSNSTLTESLHEKTIVFGLKLWVVIGIAVGASLLGILLILVICLTIQTWIRRSRRAFKELPMTQIPSAFKDITEVRVADQFSPNDYVVHDGLLLAIENGPVESTDKDAVQSAQEDNSRHREENNLSGSLVHTDGCDGIQSVSVCEQPSVHATADSAPLDGLPEFSYLGWGHWFTLRDLDVATDHFAKDNVIGEGGYGVVYRGRLSNGTPVAVKKILNNLGQAEREFRVEVEAIGNVRHKNLVRLLGYCVEGTQRMLVYEFVNNGNLESWLHGELSQYSSLTWLARMKVLLGTAKALAYLHEALEPKVVHRDIKASNILIDDEFNAKISDFGLAKMLGAGKSHIATRVMGTFGYVAPEYANSGLLNEKSDVYSFGVLLLEVITGRDPIDYDRPPSEVNLVDWLKLMVANRRSDEVVDPHLERRPSTKELKRALLTALRCIDLNAEKRPRMDQVVRMLDSSETIPQEERRPRQNRISENTETVPLRGKNSIEKSDAPEHEERPPRPKSRPFSSK; the protein is encoded by the exons ATGTCATCAAACTCCACGCTCACAGAATCACTTCATGAGAAAACAATCGTCTTTGGGCTTAAACTTTGGGTTGTGATTGGGATCGCTGTTGGAGCATCCCTCCTGGGTATTCTTCTTATCCTTGTGATATGCCTTACCATCCAAACCTGGATCAGACGGTCACGAAGGGCATTCAAGGAGCTTCCTATGACCCAGATACCTTCTGCATTCAAAGACATCACAGAAGTCAGGGTGGCTGACCAATTTTCACCAAATGATTATGTTGTACATGATGGGCTTCTACTCGCCATTGAGAATGGGCCTGTTGAATCAACGGATAAAGATGCCGTTCAATCGGCGCAGGAGGACAATTCGAGGCATAGAGAAGAGAACAATCTTTCAGGTTCCTTAGTTCACACTGATGGCTGTGATGGAATTCAATCTGTTTCTGTCTGTGAACAGCCTTCTGTACATGCTACTGCCGATTCTGCGCCGTTGGACGGCCTACCTGAGTTTTCTTACCTTGGATGGGGCCATTGGTTCACTCTCAGAGATCTAGATGTTGCAACCGACCATTTTGCAAAGGACAATGTAATTGGTGAGGGCGGATATGGTGTTGTGTATCGTGGCAGATTATCAAATGGCACCCCAGTCGCTGTCAAGAAAATCCTTAACAATTT AGGGCAGGCTGAGCGGGAATTCAGAGTGGAAGTTGAGGCAATTGGTAATGTTCGCCACAAGAATTTGGTCCGGCTTTTGGGATATTGTGTTGAGGGTACCCAGAG GATGCTTGTATACGAGTTTGTTAACAACGGGAATCTTGAAAGCTGGCTCCACGGAGAATTGTCCCAGTACAGCTCTCTCACTTGGTTAGCTCGCATGAAAGTTCTTCTGGGGACTGCAAAGGC CCTTGCATACTTACATGAGGCACTTGAACCAAAGGTTGTGCATCGTGACATCAAGGCCAGCAATATCTTGATCGACGATGAGTTTAATGCCAAAATATCTGACTTTGGTTTGGCCAAGATGCTTGGTGCTGGTAAAAGTCATATTGCTACTCGAGTTATGGGTACCTTTGG CTATGTTGCGCCTGAGTATGCTAACAGTGGGCTTTTGAATGAGAAGAGTGATGTCTACAGCTTTGGGGTTCTTTTATTGGAAGTTATTACAGGTAGAGATCCAATTGACTATGATCGCCCCCCAAGTGAG GTAAACCTAGTCGATTGGCTTAAATTGATGGTCGCCAACAGACGGTCTGACGAAGTGGTGGATCCACACCTTGAGAGAAGACCATCGACAAAGGAACTCAAACGTGCCCTTTTGACAGCTCTGCGGTGTATCGATCTGAATGCTGAGAAGAGACCAAGGATGGATCAGGTCGTCCGGATGTTGGATTCTAGCGAAACCATACCTCAAGAG GAACGAAGACCACGGCAGAACCGGATCTCTGAGAATACTGAAACCGTGCCATTGAGGGGCAAGAACAGCATCGAGAAGAGTGATGCCCCTGAGCATGAGGAGAGGCCCCCTCGGCCAAAGAGTCGTCCATTTTCGTCCAAATGA
- the LOC123096707 gene encoding pentatricopeptide repeat-containing protein At3g06430, chloroplastic, giving the protein MALAGAANATFRPRLVTAAADTSDTNTRRRHWKAGEFPFPTTSPSSGAQQRRRPRTTERPPPPPPSKGEDPEGRGRQRHWKAGEDPEGGGRQRHWRAGEFPAAAESQSQSGRRGRARTPIKNVQKRLDARADAKAWACTVTEALADRIAAKNWREALQVFEMLKEQTFYYPKEGTYMKLLLLLGRSGQPSLAQHLFTEMQQQGCQPTPELYTALIGAYCRNGLLDEALKLLEDMKAAPLCQPDVYTYSILIKAFVDASRFDLVDAMYKEMAERSVTPNTVTQNIVLSGYCRAGRLDDMEKLLSAMLESANCKPDVWTMNIILSLFGNSGQVELMEKWYEKFRGYGIEPETRTFNILIGAYGKKRMYDKMSAVMEYMRRLAFPWTTATYNNVIEAFAEAGDAKNMEDTFNQMRSEGMKPDTKTFCCLINGFSNAALFHKVVGMVKLAERLDVPANTSFHNSVLAACAKAEDLMEMERVFRHMKHMQCEPDAITYSILLEAYRKEGMFDKMYALQQENPSLVSTELVMV; this is encoded by the exons ATGGCGCTAGCCGGCGCCGCCAACGCCACCTTCCGGCCCCGCCTGGTCACCGCCGCCGCTGACACCTCCGACACTAATACTCGCCGCCGCCACTGGAAGGCCGGCGAGTTCCCATtccccaccacctccccctcctccggcgcGCAGCAGCGCCGGAGACCCCGGACCACGGAGCGCCCGCCCCCACCTCCACCGTCCAAGGGGGAAGACCCGGAGGGGAGAGGGCGCCAGAGGCACTGGAAGGCGGGGGAAGACCCGGAGGGGGGAGGGCGCCAGAGACACTGGAGGGCGGGCGAGTTCCCGGCGGCGGCCGAGTCCCAATCCCAGTCCGGGAGGAGGGGCCGCGCTCGCACCCCTATCAAGAACGTCCAGAAGAGGCTCGACGCGCGCGCCGATGCCAAGGCCTGGGCCTGCACCGTCACCGAGGCCCTCGCCGACCGCATCGCCGCCAAGAACTGGCGAGAGGCGCTTCAG GTCTTCGAGATGCTCAAGGAGCAAACTTTCTACTATCCCAAAGAGGGCACCTACATGAAGCTCCTCCTGTTGCTGGGGAGATCAGGCCAGCCTTCTCTAGCACAACACCTTTTCACCGAGATGCAGCAGCAAGGATGCCAGCCAACACCCGAGCTTTACACGGCCTTGATCGGAGCCTACTGCCGGAACGGCCTCCTAGACGAGGCACTCAAGCTTCTTGAAGACATGAAAGCCGCCCCGCTGTGCCAGCCTGATGTCTACACCTATAGTATCCTCATCAAGGCCTTCGTGGACGCCTCAAGGTTCGACCTCGTTGATGCTATGTACAAAGAGATGGCTGAGCGCTCCGTGACACCCAACACGGTCACGCAGAACATTGTTCTCAGTGGCTACTGCAGAGCAGGAAGGCTGGACGATATGGAGAAGCTACTCTCGGCGATGCTCGAAAGTGCAAATTGTAAACCGGATGTCTGGACCATGAACATTATCCTAAGCCTGTTTGGGAACAGTGGCCAGGTTGAGCTGATGGAGAAGTGGTATGAGAAATTCCGAGGCTATGGGATCGAGCCGGAGACTCGGACGTTCAACATTCTCATTGGTGCTTACGGGAAGAAGCGGATGTATGACAAGATGTCTGCGGTGATGGAATACATGCGCAGGCTAGCATTTCCATGGACGACCGCCACTTACAACAACGTGATCGAGGCATTTGCTGAGGCTGGCGATGCAAAGAACATGGAGGACACATTTAACCAGATGCGCTCAGAGGGGATGAAGCCGGATACAAAGACCTTCTGTTGTCTCATAAACGGGTTTAGCAATGCAGCCCTTTTCCACAAGGTGGTAGGCATGGTAAAGCTTGCTGAGAGGCTCGATGTACCGGCAAATACATCTTTTCACAACTCTGTTCTTGCGGCATGTGCGAAAGCGGAGGATCTGATGGAAATGGAGAGGGTCTTCAGGCACATGAAGCATATGCAGTGTGAACCAGATGCCATCACATACTCCATCTTGTTGGAAGCTTATCGGAAGGAAGGAATGTTCGACAAGATGTACGCTCTGCAACAGGAAAACCCAAGTTTGGTTTCGACTGAGCTTGTCATGGTGTAA